Below is a window of Gemmatimonadales bacterium DNA.
GCGGGATCGCCTCATCCACGCGCCCACGGTGCGCCAGCGTGACCGCCCGCCAGTAGACCAGCTCTCCGTTCACCGCGCTGTCGGGCAGCAGAGCTTCAGCGGCAGCGTACGCCGCGACCGCCGAGTCGATCTGGTTCTTCGTCAGGTAGTCATCGCCGGCGGTGGCGTGGCGGTAGGCGCGCGCCACGCGCAGCAACCGCCGCAGCTCGACGATAGGCTGGCGGCTGTCCTCGACCCTGAGGTCGAAGATCCGGTCCCAGGGTGGTAGCGAGCGGTCACCGCTCACCACCACGAGCGCGGCGGACTGCATCCCCCGGATGTCACCGCCCTCGCGCTGTGCCGCTTCGAGCGCGGCGAGCAGGCGATCCGCGAGATCGCCGCGCGCCGCCTCGAACGCCCGCGCCATCGCATCCCACACTGTGTTCCGCGCCATCAGGTTCGCCTGCGCGGCGAACCAGCGGCCCACGCGACCACCCGCCTCGGGAATGTTTCGCTGACCGGTGAACGACGCCGGGTTCCCCCGTGCGTCGATCATCCCCACTTGCCGCACCGCGGAATCGGGGTCCGCGGCCAGCAGCGCGCGGAGCGCGAGCGGCGCCATCACTCCGGTGCGCATCAGGGCGAGCCCGCGAGGGCCGTAGGCGGGGTTCACAAAAGACTGGGTCGCGACCGCGCCCACGCCCGGCTCCGCCCAGCTCACGATGCTCCCCACGGAGAACCAGTGCGACTGCACCGCCACGCCTATCTGGCCCGTCGCGGAATCCACGGCCACGATGGAGAACGTGTGCACGGGGCGGGTCGGGCGCGGCTGCTGCGCGGCCGCCGTCGGTAGCGGTGCGGCGGCCAGAGCCAGGGCCAAAAGGCGCGGGACGGAGGCACGAACGGCGGACGGCATTCCTGGGGGCTCCTCTGAACGGGTCGGAACGAGTCTGCACGCGTGACGACGGCACCGCAAGCAGCTTATCTTGGAACCCGTGTCGGACCCGTCGGTACCCCCGTCAACGGCTGCCGGCCCAGCCGCCGCCAGCCCACGCCAGTC
It encodes the following:
- a CDS encoding DUF1028 domain-containing protein produces the protein MPSAVRASVPRLLALALAAAPLPTAAAQQPRPTRPVHTFSIVAVDSATGQIGVAVQSHWFSVGSIVSWAEPGVGAVATQSFVNPAYGPRGLALMRTGVMAPLALRALLAADPDSAVRQVGMIDARGNPASFTGQRNIPEAGGRVGRWFAAQANLMARNTVWDAMARAFEAARGDLADRLLAALEAAQREGGDIRGMQSAALVVVSGDRSLPPWDRIFDLRVEDSRQPIVELRRLLRVARAYRHATAGDDYLTKNQIDSAVAAYAAAEALLPDSAVNGELVYWRAVTLAHRGRVDEAIPLFRRAFAQDSGWATLLWRLPRVGLLGADSTTIARIVREATTPMPPPPPRRRP